Below is a genomic region from Ailuropoda melanoleuca isolate Jingjing chromosome 8, ASM200744v2, whole genome shotgun sequence.
NNNNNNNNNNNNNNNNNNNNNNNNNNNNNNNNNNNNNNNNNNNNNNNNNNNNNNNNNNNNNNNNNNNNNNNNNNNNNNNNNNNNNNNNNNNNNNNNNNNNNNNNNNNNNNNNNNNNNNNNNNNNNNNNNNNNNNNNNNNNNNNNNNNNNNNNNNNNNNNNNNNNNNNNNNNNNNNNNNNNNNNNNNNNNNNNNNNNNNNNNNNNNNNNNNNNNNNNNNNNNNNNNNNNNNNNNNNNNNNNNNNNNNNNNNNNNNNNNNNNNNNNNNNNNNNNNNNNNNNNNNNNNNNNNNNNNNNNNNNNNNNNNNNNNNNNNNNNNNNNNNNNNNNNNNNNNNNNNNNNNNNNNNNNNNNNNNNNNNNNNNNNNNNNNNNNNNNNNNNNNNNNNNNNNNNNNNNNNNNNNNNNNNNNNNNNNNNNNNNNNNNNNNNNNNNNNNNNNNNNNNNNNNNNNNNNNNNNNNNNNNNNNNNNNNNNNNNNNNNNNNNNNNNNNNNNNNNNNNNNNNNNNNNNNNNNNNNNNNNNNNNNNNNNNNNNNNNNNNNNNNNNNNNNNNNNNNNNNNNNNNNNNNNNNNNNNNNNNNNNNNNNNNNNNNNNNNNNNNNNNNNNNNNNNNNNNNNNNNNNNNNNNNNNNNNNNNNNNNNNNNNNNNNNNNNNNNNNNNNNNNNNNNNNNNNNNNNNNNNNNNNNNNNNNNNNNNNNNNNNNNNNNNNNNNNNNNNNNNNNNNNNNNNNNNNNNNNNNNNNNNNNNNNNNNNNNNNNNNNNNGGCGGAATGCGCGGGCCGGGCGCCGGCCGCGCGTGGGCGAGATGGCTATGCGGGCCCGCCGCGCCGGGAGCCGCCGCCCCCGCGCCGCGACCCCTACTTGGGCCCCCGGGAGGAGGGCTACTCGCCCAGAGACGGCTATTCGAGCCGAGACTACCCGAGCGCCCGCGACCCCCGCGAGTTTGCTCCCTCGCCCCGAGAGTACACCTACCGCGATTACGGCCACTCCAGTGCCCGGGACGACTGCCCGTCGAGAGGCTACGGCGACCGAGACGGCTACGGGGGGCGCGACCGCGACTACGCGGACCACCCGAGTGGAGGCTTCTACCGAGACCCCTTCGAGAGCTACTACGGGGACCTGCGCAGCGTCGGCGCAGCGCGGGGGCCCCCGCCTTCTTACGGCGGAGGAGGCCGCTACGACGACTACCGCGGCTGCTCGCCTGACGTCTACGGCGGCGGCCGCGACGGTTACGGCGGCGGCCGAAGCGACCGCTACTCGAGGGGCCGCGACCGGGTAGGCAGAGCCGACCGCGGGCTCTCCCCGCCCTTGGAAAGGGGGTGCCCTCCCCCGCGCGATTCTTACAGCCACTCAGGCCGCAGGGTGCCCCGGGGCGGAGGCCGCCTGGGAAGCCGCCTGGAGAGAGGGGGAGGCCGAAGATACTAAGTACCAACAGACTTGGGACCAAAATTCCGTTTTCAAAGAAACTATCGAAGAGAAGAGTCTGTGCTCTGGTAAACTACCCAAGGACTAGTACAAGAAAGAGTTGTTTTTACCTTTTAAGAATTTTCTGTTAACTTCCTCTCCATAATTTTTGTGCTTTTGGGAGGAAAAAGTTAAAACTCGTTTAATTGCGTTTTGTGATTGTTAACGTTTCTTTCAACAAGCTCATGTTAAAAGTTTAAGACTTGAACCTGCGTACTAGTCTTCttatattttcaagtaaaaattctTCTAAAGGCTTCCTCCCTTCTCAATTTTCCTGATAAATGAGACAAACAGTTCTAAGATCTTTTACAAACACCTGCCCACCAAAAATGGAAAAACGGATCATTCTGTTAATTCAAACCAACTAgatttttgggggggaagagtgagagggaaTTGGTGAATGCTACTCTTAAGATTTCAGGGTGTCTTTCAAACCCAGGCTCAGTattcccaatattttttttaaatgaccggcagcaacaacaaaaatcacttaGATGCTTATTTAAAGGAAGTTCTAGTCACTCTGTAAGTCTTAAAAAAGCAGGTGGACAATACTGGccacattttggtttttttgccttTACTTTGGGAATCTGCAGGACCTCCTGTCCCCTTTCTCCCAAAAATACTGTTCATATGTGTTGAACAAGGATGGAATACTAAAAGGTTTGGCGAACCAACCACAGAGCTGCAAAAATCCCAGAAAAACATCaattaatagcatttattttcaCCACCAACAAATTACTaagaaataagtagaaaatacacCAGTAGTGGATTTGGGGATCATATGGCTTCCATTTCTAACTCCAAGCTACTTGCCCTTGGCTCTAGAGCCAGCCACTGGCTCCTACGGAGAGAATTAGGCTTCTACCCCAGGGGTAGAAGAATCAAATGTGAGCCGCGTCAGCACTCAGAAGCTCAGAGAATTCCTGAGAGAGATTGGCATTTCAACATCTGAGGATTTCTTCCTGGTATGAGGGACCTGGGTCTACCTGTTCACAAAAGGCAAGGGGATGGGTTGAGTGTTCTGTACTGTTAACTTGGGGAGAAGGGCTTGAGCAGACCAAGATCAGAGAGGCTCCCTCCAGAGTGCCTCAGGAAGGATGTAACAGTCTCCTCTTTCCACCCCAAGCTCAGGGCAAGAAACACCTTTTCCAGTCAGCACCTGTGGAATTTCcgggtttatttgagagaaaggtaATTGCACAGTCAAGGAGCTCTAGTAGCCGCCAGGTTAAAATAGTAGGATTCATGTTCTACGTAATAATTGCTGGAGGAAACAGATGAGCACCtgagtaacaacaacaacaacaacaaagtactTAAAGAGATCTGAATGTACCACACCCACATACACAGCTCTAAAAATACGGTTTTTtgacaaaataataaagtagGTGAATTACAGGAGAGGCTGCATTAGTGGcccagaaaaacaaatgcagaaaatagcttaaaaaaaataaaaagtccaggAATCAATCTGGCAAAAATGTGTAATAGCTTTATGGAAAAattgttaatgttttttaaaggacCTAAAAGAAGACTAAATAAATGGGAGGTTTGTATCATGTCATGGTTGGGAACACTTTTTATTGTAACCATTCTCATTCTTAccaaattaatttggaaaatcaATACAGCTTCAAATGAAGTTACAACATGATTTTCCACAcagctctcttctctttctcaataaTACCCATTTATTTGTGTGATCAACAATGGAATACTGAATAAAAGGTTGGGCCAACCAGCCACAGAACGAAAAAAAAGATAGCTTCAATTCACTACAAACAAATGATTAAGAAACAGGTAAGAAAAAGACACTAATGGGAGATTTAACTAATAATCCTAAAGCTTATATGATGGACTAAAGAGCAAgaagagccaaagcaattctgGAAAAACAGTAATTAGAAAAGACTCACCCTACCAGATATCAAAACTTGTTACAAAGCTAGAGTAATGTAAGCTGTGTGATATCAACAGAAAAGGATAGACAGACCAACAGAGCCAAAATAGTGAGCCTAGAAACAGGCCCACTTGCATATGAAAACATGGTATATGACAGAGGTAGCTTTGAAAGTCTCTGATGAAAGGatggactttttatttttgatggctaTCTCTttgcaaaaagataaaatgagattccCTAAcccagcatacacaaaaatacattccTGATGGTTTGAAGATACAAACCTGAAGAGGAagttttttaaatacttagaagaaaataaagaagaaatgtatCACCCTGGGGTAGAAAACTTTTTAAGACATAAAACACAATACTAGAAGGAAAATGTTGATAGAATTTTCCACGTTATTAAGATATGTTTTTATGATAGGATACTTAACAGTGAAATATGAAaccatagattggaagaatttaTTTGCATTGAAATGACTTCCAAAAGAATGCTTAGGAACCGGTAAGAAAAaacaccaagggaaaaaaagggggcgAAAGGACTGATACCTTTCTGATAGAGGTATAAATTGACATAAGCACTGGAAATAATATTGGCAATGCCTAGGAAAGTTGGAGGGTGCATAccttatgacccagaaattccacttcaaGGAGAGGACCTAGAGAAACGTGCACATGTACGCGGGAGATTTGCTCCACATTGAGCCTTACTGCACTCCTTGAATGTTAAACTAGAACCAGTCTGCCGGGAGTGGATCAACGTGAGGTTTATTCTTATGATGAAGTTCAATGTAGAAGCCAATGTGAGTCAACCAGATCCACATGTAACAACATAGGTAAATATCACAATATTTGTTGggtgaaaaaagcaaattgcatAAATACAAGTGTATTAAGAAAATATGTGATCGGAATGACATAAGAAATCGGGAAGTTTAGTGTGAGGAAAGGAAGGTGGAATGAAGAATGGGCTTTAGCTGAACCCgtagtgttttgtttctttaacagaTGGGTTTTAAGCAAAAATGACAATGTTAACATCTTAAATTTCTGTGTCTGTACATTAGCATCTCTTTGGTATTCTATAATTTTGATACATTTCATACTATAAActttaatgtgaaaaatagagCTTAGCACAGCACCAGCATATAATAGCTAGtcaaaaatgttaactattacaCTGAAACTGTCTTGCAGGTGTAACACTCTTGACAATGACTGTCCCTCTTGGCTTTGTTTACGGGTGGTGCCTTATTCTATTTGACTCCGTTTATAGAGCCTCCTGTCCTAGACTGTGGTCACAGCTAGCTCACCATAACCTCAAGGGTGGAACTTGCGTATCGGAGAACCAGATCTTAGAGGAAAGTGTagtttttccctttgaaattctTTCTGAAGTATAATAGCAATGAAAATCTTTTTCCAATTAACAAAATGCCAATTTCTGAAGAGTAATCTCCCGAATTTTGaactattaataaatttttttaaaaaatgaagtgtaaacatttggaaataaagtcTCCTGCAGAGCTTAGATGAGTTCAAGAGGCCATAGGATACAAAGGCTGTGGATTTCTCATGTACATATCCAGTAGAGCAGTCTCAAAGCTTCTTTACTGGAAATTAATgtataaaactatttttgtagGAAAATACATAAGAGAGAGAGCAATTGAGAACTCTTGTTTATAATTGCTTtcataatgatgaaagaaaaagagagcaggtATTTCACAGGACTTACCCTCTGGGTATAATAGAAAGAATGTGCATCTCATAACCAGAGCCTTTGTGTTCTCTAGAGCTTGACTTAGTCTCCTCCTGAGACCCTATCTCCACATCCTTCTGTCCAAAACAGGATTCCAGGAGCATCGAAAGTATCCATGTGGTACCTGACAGCTTTCCTGAGTGTTCCCGCACCAGGTGAGGCCTGAACGTCTTCCATCTTGGGTTGCAACCTGAATCTTGTTGTGGGTCCTGGGGCTCTCCTAGAGTGTTGGAGGTAGACCTCTTTCCCAGAGAGCAGTAGCTTCCccttttcccttgcctcaggcCAGGTAAGATGGGGAAGAATGTGCTGCTTATATTCCTTCCACCTGGAATCTCTAACATATCTTAGCCTTTAGATTATTGGGGTTCGTGCTGCCACCCTTTTAGGTGCTACCTTAAAAAAGGTGATAtgatttcccttctcttcttgcACAGAAACTTCCTTTTTGGGGACAGTTACTCTGTTCTTGACTCCTGAGCATATTTAAGAGCTCCCCAAGCAGAACCGAATTGTGTTTTTCTGTGCACACAGAATCCAGTGGTAGTGGGAATTCTTTTTAGAATTCAAATATTATGTTTGTCGTGACGTTGTTTCTGAAGCTAATTTCTCATACAGTATGGCACATCTAAAAACTCTAAAAATCATTCTGAGTGTAAATATTTTGAGGGTGACATTTAATGTGGGTATCAAGTTCAAAAATAAACTAGCAACTACAAAGCAGCGATGACTCAGTGGAATGCATTCCACTATCATGTTCACTAAAATGCTCGAGGAGAATGAAAAAATCTGAGGATGTATTATGAAATTCTTAGGGAGAGCATTAGGAAAAAATAGTGAATCAGCTTCCTTGTTATGTTTGGAGGCTGCTTGTTATAGTAAAAGGGTAATCTTGGTCATATGTATGAGTCTTCATTCTGTTATTTAGGTgacttgggaaattttttttttttaagatttgagagacagagtacaaGAAGTGGGGCGGGGCAgctgaagagagggagggagaagcagactccctgccgagcggggagccccacatgcagcttgatcccaggaccctcagatcatgacctgagcggagatctgatgcttaaccggctgagccacctaggtacccctgggcaattttcttaaaaattttgaccttcagtttttttcatgtgCAAATGGCAATGATAGAGctattttgaaagtttaaaataagataatgcaCATCAAGCAGGCAGCACAGTGAGTGGACTTGCAGGGGCCTCAACACAGTCGTGCCACTGTGCTCGGCACAGAGCCGTAGCACAGACCTCCCCTTGCAGTTATCATTCCATTGACCAGTAAAACTGCTTATGTACTAGAAGTCTTCAGAAAGCTCAACTTGAgagttttattgtatttatattccAGCTTGAAATCTTGGAAACATCTTTGACTCTTTGCAGTCCccactctgcctctgccttctgtACTTTCTGACAGCTTGGGTGACCAAAAACTTCTGCCGGCCGGCTGTGCCCCATTCCTAGCCAGTCTGAAGGGACAGATGTCATCAAGACCTTTTTTCCCTCCAATCTACTAGGGTTTAGAATTCTTACTCTCTGGTATAATTGTCTTAGACTTCACTTTACCTCATAAATAAAACAGCTAATACCAGGCCTTGATTTTAAAGGGCATGGCTATTGTTACTTAAAACTGACCCGGGGCCCAGTGCACCTCAGGAAGTCAAGTGTAGTTATCTCAAGTAGCACGGAATCTGGTAGACCTGGATTCAGAGCCTGTGTCCACCTTCTAACTAACTGTGTGATCCTGGTCAGGCTACTTGCTAACTCTCTGCTTTGCTTCCCTTACCTATGAAGCAGACAAGAGTGCTCACCTGGTGAGGTTGTCCCGCTATCTGTGTACTCATTAAATCCAATGGTGGGCAGATACTTAACGTAGTACCCACTCTGTGTCAAGCACCACGTTAATATGGGAACGAGGCAGACGACACAGTGGCACATATACTTGGCTGCTGGATTCATGTTCGTTAAGGAAGAATCACAGAGCGTTAGCAGTTGGTGGTTGCCCAGATGCATACTGGGGGAATGCATAGGGATCTAACAGGACTAGACGTCAggttcctcccaccccctcccccacctgggaCTCCAGTTTCCTttgacttttttgcttttttttttctttgagtatagttgacacacagtgttcaTTAGTTTTAGGCGTACAACTTAATGCTTTGACAAGCGTATGCATTATGCTGTATtgacaagtgtagctaccatctgtcaccatacaatgctctTACAATATCGTTGactctattccttatgctgtgatgtttattcctgtgacttattcgtCCTGATCTGTCcctccccttcacttattttgcccaacaaccccccctcccctctagaaACCATCTGTTccctgtatttataggtctgattctgctttttgtttgtttattcatttgggttttttggtttttggttttttagattccacttatgagcgggatcttatggtatttgtctttctcagtctgagttatttcagttaacataatatcctctagatccatccatgttgtttcaaatggcacaGACGTACCTTTTTCTTATGGCTATATAGTGTTCCTctgtgctcgtgtgtgtgtgtgtgtgtgtgtgtgtgtatgtgtgtgtattcctcatccatttgtctgttgatgaacacttagattgtttccatatcttggctataaacataagggtgtgtATATCTAttcaaattattgttttccttttctttgggtaaatacccaatagtgaaatttttggatcatatgatatttcttaatattttcagaaatcttttttaaaaatattttgtttattcgagagagagagcgcacaaggagggggaggggcagagggaaagggagagggagacacagactccccactgagcagggagcccgatgtgggactcgatcccaggaccctgggatcataacctgagctgaaggcagacgcttaaccgactgagccacccaggcaccctattttcAGAAATCttaatactgttttccacagtggctatatcaatttacattcccaccaacagtgcataagggttcctttttcttcacatcctcaccaacgcttgttgtttcctgtcattctgttttagccattctaactggtataaggtgatACCTcgttgcagttttgatttgcatttccctgatgattaatgtgATATTGAGCGCCTTCtcatgtgtctggtggccatctggatgtgttctgtggagaaatgtctattcaagtccttcgCCTATATTTCAATCAAATTGTTTTTTTGGTGTCAAGtcatagaagttctttatatattttggatattaagcccttatTGGATATCTTCTGCaaatctgcaaatatcttctcccgttcagtacactgttttttagttttgttaatggtttcctttgctgtgcaaaagcttcttattttaatgtagttctgatagtttatttttgtttttgtttcccttgccttagtgagacatatctagaaaaacgtgGCTATGGCTGatagagaaattattgcctgtgctctcttctaggatttttatggtttcaggtctaacatttaggtctttaattaaCTGCTTTGAGTTTATTTTCGTGTTTGGTGTTAGAAAAGGGTCCATTTTCagtcttttacatgtagctgtccagttttcccagcaccatttattaagagactgtcttttccccattatatagaaattagttgaccataaattgtgggtttatttttggagtctctattctgttccgttgatctatgtgtctgttcttgtgccagtaccatactgtttagattactacagctttgcaatatatCTAGAAATCTGGGGTTGTTGTACCTaccactttgttcttctttctcaggatcactttggctattcagggtcttctctggttccatacaaaatttagtattatttgtcctacttctgtgaaaaatgcagttgATATTTTATAGGGACTGCACTGAATCTGTTTGttctttgggtagtgtggacattttaacagtatcaGGTCCTCAATTAGACATCAGTTTTGGGAACTTCTACGTTAGGGCTCTGGGGCTTTTGCATAATAGAGAAAGTGACAGCTGGAATAAGGTGCCAGGATTAAGGTACCACTGTGGCAGTATGTCATGACAACTTTAGCTCTAACCCTGCCCCCACTCATTGCTTGTGGATGGGATTAGAAGGATCTTGATAATAAAGCCTCTGCCTACTTCatactgattaaaaaatgggacaCGGAGACTCCTGGTGAGGGTTTTGACCAGCCCAGATGTCAAGAACTGGAGAAGGCAGGGACAGTGGAATATAAATGGTGTTGTAACATAATGGCTGTGAAGGCATTACTCTGCATAGCACCTCTTCTGAGATGTTGGGGGGATAGGACCAAGGTCTTGCAATTGAAACCATACGGCATAGCCAACTAGCAGTAGTATTTGCTGCATCAGCAGTCATGATTGTGAAAGGATTAGCCCTTTCCTAACATCATAGCTGTAGGGGCAACTGTGGTCCAAGCTCTGCCGCTGACCGTGATTGATTGCCTTAAAACCAGGTCTTCCCAGTTTCCACTGATACTCTGCATAAGGCCAATCTCTTTCCAGGAGGCCAATCTGCTGGGGATTAGTTTTGGACAAGTTAATTCTTATCTCTTAGTTAAGCAATGGAGACACTGGATGAACAAAAGTAGACATCATAAATTCTCAAAGGGATTAATGTTCAAAAGAGATAGACTTTGgttaagaaatgcaaaattttaactGTGATACGCGTTATGAGAGAGCTGCCTAGTGCTCTGAGATACCGTAGTAAGGAAAGTGTAGTGTGTACAGGATGTTGGAGGATGCATCCTTAAGGAAGTGATGATTGAACCAGACGTGAGGATGAGTAAGAGCTACAGTGCTgggaaattaaatgagacaatatgtAAAGCATGTAGCACATAGGAAGCTCTCCTTGAATAGAGACTGTGGTTTTCTTATTGCTGTTCTTTTTGGACATCGAGATAGTTTTTGCTGGAAGTTTAAGCTACATGGATAAGGGTGAAGGAACACAGATAAATCACTAACATATTAATTTAAGAAGGCACACCTTGAGGTTGGTTACCAGGAGAGCACAAAGGAAGGATGCCCAAATGTGAATCAACAGAGGCAGAAAGTATGAGATCAGTTTGAGGTCAaactcataagaaaaaaattaacagggaAAATGTAGAGACTGGGAAATAGGCATAGACTATTGGGATTAATGCCCTGGTGAGCTGCATTTGTAGTGACTACCCTTTAAAGTCTGAATCACCTTCCTGGAGAATGtcactcttcttctttttctttttcttttttttttttttttatttatagcacaagcagaggcggggtggggggtgcagagggagagggagaagcagattccccactgagcttggagcccaacacagggctccatcccagggccctgggatcatgacctgagctgacctgagtggaagacacccaaccaactgagccatcctggcacccctaaattttatttttattaaaattttttattacttcacttgagagagagtgagagagccagagcagaagcagggtggagggtcagagggacaggcagactctccaccaagtggggagccagactccggtctggatcccaggaccctgggatcataacctgaggtaAAGGctgatgcttcactgactgagccacccaggcgccccagaaagtcaCTTTCTTAAAGGTGTCCCGGCTGTTTGAGTCTGGGATGAACCAGATCCTGTCTTTATCCTTAAGGCCCTCACGGTCCAGTGTGGTTGGCAGATTGTTCTGCGTGAAATTACCTTCAGTGCAAAGCAGAGAGAGACGAAGTGCTGTGAGATAGGTGTGGGCCATGTGCTAAGGGAGGACAGGAATTCTGAGCAGAGGAAGACTTTCCAGAGGGTGTGAATTTCAAGGTTTTCCCTGAAACAGGGAAGCTTCTCTTCAGTGTTTGCATATTGTACGTTTTAGAGACAGCTGGGTCCATTTTTTTCCGATTTGCActtaattttaggattgttctcatatttgttgatttaatttCCCTCTCTGCTAATTTAcatctactttattttattgccaATTGAAAGCCATTGGAACTTCTGAAGACAGGAGTAGTGATCTGAGCTGCCCTTGACTGTTATATCCCTGGCATCTGAAAGATGGACCGCAGAGaaaggctggaggcagagggccaTCCTGTACATGATAAGGCTTACATTGTTTATATTAAAATTGCCCTAGTGGGTTAAGAAACTGGGGGGTGGAGAGTGTTTCCAGACTCTGAACAGAGGTTAACCCATGAAAACAGTCCACTAGGTGGCACCAAAAGCTTAAGGATTGTGGCTTCACGGTTCCTTGTACTTGCCACCTAGAATTTGAGCCCCAGGGCCCACAGCTATGTGGCTGAGTGGTATCTTCCTTCTGGgtatgaggaaaatgaaataaggaTACCTGGAAATCTTCCCTGACTCAGACACTGAGCATTGCGTGCAGTTGGAAAGACCAGAAATACATCCAAGTGTATCCAAGTATTCAAACTGGTagggaaagacaaataatgcAGTAAATCATGCTGATTTAATTGGCTAAGTATTGTGCgggaaaaaatacacttttatacTCCCAAATAAATTCCAAGTGGATTAACTTGTATTTTAGGTaaggttttttctttaaaaaatttccagttttcttgagatataattgacatatatcactggataagtttaaggtgtacagcataacgGTTTGACTTGTGTTGTGGAATGTTCACCCAAATAAGCTTTGTAAGCATCATCTCCTATagacacaataagaaaaaagaaggagaaacattttttccccttgtgttAAGAACTCTCAAGATgtcctctcttagcaactttcctgTGTGTCATACAGTGGTGTTAGCTGTGCTCATGAGGTATTTATGTCCCTAGTGCttacttataactggaaatttatacctttgaccactttccttccattttccctcccctcaccccccccactcctggtaaccacaaatctgagaTCTTTTTCTAgggtttaaaatcattttattgtgGTTTAATACACATGCaagttaccatttttaagtgtatagctcAGTGGCATGGAGCCCATTCTCACTCTTGTGCTGGCATCACCACCGCCCAGccacagaactcttttcatcttgtaaaataGTAAATTAACTTTTCAAGTATAAAAACCAGAGACTACAAAAAGCTTAGGTGTGTTTTAGATAATCTTGAGTTGGGTAAGATTTTTTGAAGCCCAACAGCAGAAgtattaaaagttaaatattgatACATTTGATtgcataaattttaatttagtttccaTATATATAAGCCTCAGAATTTATGAATTTATCATAcgtatttattctgtttttgccGAATTTATCTTCATGTGGTCAGAGGACTGTAAGACCGAGGTCCCtatttcttgctggctgtcagcaggTGCTGCTCTCAGCTCCTAGGGCTACCCCCCAATTCCTGGCCACGTGACCCTCTCACAGGCCCTTTCAGAACATGGCAGCTTATTTCTTCAAAGCCTGCAAGAGAGAGTCTGTCCAGTCCACTAATGTAGACTCTTGTATATAACAACAGAACAGAACATTAGTTTTACATAACATCTGTATAACATCTCCATAATCACAGTAGTGATATCCCATCACCTGTGCCATATAATGTAACCTCATCAAGGGAGTAACCCCCGCATGTATGTTTATAATATGGAGGAAACATGAaacatgagtctttttttttaaagattttatttatttatttgacagagtgaggcagccagcgagagag
It encodes:
- the RBMXL2 gene encoding RNA-binding motif protein, X-linked-like-2, with the translated sequence CAGRAPAARGRDGYAGPPRREPPPPRRDPYLGPREEGYSPRDGYSSRDYPSARDPREFAPSPREYTYRDYGHSSARDDCPSRGYGDRDGYGGRDRDYADHPSGGFYRDPFESYYGDLRSVGAARGPPPSYGGGGRYDDYRGCSPDVYGGGRDGYGGGRSDRYSRGRDRVGRADRGLSPPLERGCPPPRDSYSHSGRRVPRGGGRLGSRLERGGGRRY